The window CGGTTGCTGGTAATGGGTGAGCCACTGGCGGTATTGCGTCTCAGAAACGAAGCACTTGGCCGAGACATAAGCCATGGGGTTGTCCTGATAGCGGGCGACGTCCTGCAGCGGGATGGTCAGGTGCCCGGCGCCCGGGTGATAGACCACGAACACCACGCCCAATTTGGCCAGGCGCTCGAGCACCTGATCGCCGCCCTGACTGGCAAACTCGTCGCGTTCACGCCTGAGTCGGCCGACTTCCTGCTGCAACTGGCTATCCAGCTCGCTGCGATAGGCCAGTTCGACATCGCGGATGGCGATTTGCTCTTTGTACCCGGCGACTGCGGCGACCACTTTGGCTTGCAACTCGCCATCGAACTGGGCGCGCAGGATATCCGCCTCGGTGCGGCTGTGCTGCTCCAGGGCACGCAGTTGCTGAGTCATTTCCTCGCGACTGGTCTGGAAGCTTTGCGCTTGCGCGCTCAGCTGCGCCTTGAGGCTGGCGTTCAGCTGCTCCTGCTGGCGCAAGGCCTGCTGCAAAGCCTGGATCTCGGCCTGCTGTGCCTGGCCCTGCTCTTCGCCGGCCAGTTTGAACTTGGCCAGCGCTTCTTCATGCTGCTGGGCGAGGCTGCTGATGCGCAGGCGCTGCTGCCTGATCAGTTGTGCGGTTTTCAGACGGTGTTCCTGATCCACCTTGGCCGCCA is drawn from Pseudomonas cavernae and contains these coding sequences:
- a CDS encoding chromosome partitioning protein ParA, whose translation is MSMQKKPQMVEAVMFFNERGICKEMLFPEFEALLDGIVNMPEFADQQMRAAFVLINPRLLVRAAVFFYLDFDEKGCPDSGWNIPLRHLAERSGRGPDMGAGPIRLACRSQCPVSWHQMHLWDPSLAPGQNDLVLLRNTVKRNQLGLLVEDESRPAVAPERLQVVSEDKWYAPNPSSEEADKLAAKVDQEHRLKTAQLIRQQRLRISSLAQQHEEALAKFKLAGEEQGQAQQAEIQALQQALRQQEQLNASLKAQLSAQAQSFQTSREEMTQQLRALEQHSRTEADILRAQFDGELQAKVVAAVAGYKEQIAIRDVELAYRSELDSQLQQEVGRLRRERDEFASQGGDQVLERLAKLGVVFVVYHPGAGHLTIPLQDVARYQDNPMAYVSAKCFVSETQYRQWLTHYQQPSCEATLPSGERCALPIERVDAPSRFVAGDSNCCARHKTASRLRTVS